The region GTCCGTCGACCGGGCTGTGACCGTCTTGGAACTGCTGGCGCGCAACGGAGAAGCCGGTATCACCGAGATCGCCGGGGAGCTGGGAGTGCACAAATCAACGGCTTCCCGGCTGGTCAGCGTGCTGGAGGCACGAGGTCTGGTGGAGCAGTTGGGGGAACGCGGCAAGTACGCGATCGGCTTCGGCATCGTCCGGTTGGCCGGGGCGGCGACCGAGCGAATGGACCTGCCGCGGCTAGGCCGGCCGTTCTGCGAGTCGCTGGCCGCCGACCTGGGCGAGACGGTCAACATCGCGATCCGGGACAACGACGTCGCCATCAACATCAGCCAGGCCCGCGGCACCGCGGCGGTCACGGCGCACAACTGGGTCGGGCAGCGCACCCCGCTGCACGCGACGTCCAGCGGAAAGGTGCTGTTGGCGCACGCACCGCACGACGACCAGGACAAGCTGCTCGTCCGACCCCTGGAGCGGTACACGACTCGAACTGTCACCAATGCCGGCCAGTTACGCAAGGATTTCGAGCTGATCGTCCGCGATGGCTACGCGACCAGCTACGAGGAACTGGAGCTCGGGCTCAACGCGGCGGCGGTCGCGGTCTACAACCACGAGGGCGACGTGATCGCCGCGCTGAGCGCCTCGGGCCCGTCGTACCGCTTCTCCCGCAAGCGGATGCGGGACGTGGTCGGCGCGATGCGCGTGGCCGCCAAAGAACTCTCCTCCCAGCTCGGTTTCCTGTCCTAGGAGCCCAGAGCGCAATCGCGCTAATCGCGCGAGAGCCAGAGCTCTTCGAGATCGAGTTGGTGCATGACGCGGCGCAGCACTTCGTCATCGATGCGGCGGTTGTCGCGGAACTGAACGAAGATCGCTCGCTCGGCCGCCAGCATTTCGCCGCGCAGCCGGCGGTACGCCGCCGTCGGGCTCTCGCCGATTTCGTTGGCCGACCGGCCCAGCCGCTCCCACGCCTGGTTGCGGCGTTGCTGTGCGGCGCGCCGCAGGTGCTCGGCGACGTCGCCGGGCGGCTCGGATTCCGTGATGAGGTCATCGAGCCGTTCCAACGCGGCGCGGGCGGCGTTGTGCTGGGCTTCGGCTTCGGCCAGCATGTCGGTGTAGTCCTCGGTGCCTCGCACGCCTAGGAAGCCGATGAGCCAGGGCAGCGTGGTGCCGTGCAGCAGCAAGGTCGCCAGCGTCACGAAGAAGGTCAGGAACAGGACCTCGTCGCGGTGCGGGAACGGCGCCCCAGCCAGCGTCGCGGTCGGGATCGCCGAAGCCGCGGCCAACGACACCACGCCCCGCATCCCCGCCCATGACACGATCACCCTGTGTCGCCAATCAGGACTGGGCCGCCAATCAGGACTGGGCCGCCGATCCGGACTGCGGTGCCGGATCAATTCCGGCAGGTACATCACCAGGAAAACCCACGCGCCGCGCGCGAGCAGCACGGCGGCGGTCAGCGCGAGTCCGGCGACGACCAGCGGACCGAAGTCGGTCGACACGCTTTCCACGACGCTGCGCAACTGCAAGCCGATCAACGCGAACACGACCGCCTCCAGCAGGGTGTCCGCCGCGCCCCATACCGCCCGGTCCTGCAGCCGTGTCGCCGCGCTGCCCGACGGTGCGTGATGACCTAGGTAAAGCCCGGCCACCACGACGGCCAGCACCCCGGAGGCGTGCACCTCCTCGGCGATTAGGTAGGCGAAAAACGGCACGATCAGCCCGACCGCGCTTTCCAGCAGGTCGTCGCGCAGCAGTCGCCGAACCCGGTGCACGACCCAGCCGATGGCGTAGCCGATCACCGCACCACCCACCGCGGCCAGCAGGAACAGGCCCACCCCGGCCAGCAGCGAATAGCCGGTGCCGATCGCCGCGGCCACGGCCACTCGGTAGGCGGTCAACGCGGTGGCGTCGTTGACCAGGCTCTCCCCGCTGAGCACCGTCATGATCTTGCGTGGCAGCCCCAGCCGTCGGCCGATCGACGTAGCCGCGACCGCGTCCGGCGGCGCGATGACCGCGCCGAGCACAAGCGCCACGCTCAGCGGTATGCCCGGTACCAGCCACCACGCAATGGCCCCGGCGACCACCGTGCTGAACAGCACCAATCCGAACGCGAGCAACCCGATCGGCCGCAGGTTGGCGCGAATCCCGACGGTGGAGCTGTTCAGCGCCGCCGAATACAGCAGCGGCGGCAGGATCAGCAGCAGTACCACGCTCGGGTCGATCGTGTAGTCCGGGACGCCGGGTATGAAGGACACCGCCAGCCCCACGACAACGAGCGCCAGCGGCTCGGAAAGTCCCGCTCGCCGGGCTACGGCGGTCACGGCGAGCGCCCCGGCGACCAGGGCCATCAACGCGGGTAAGTCGTGCATGCTCGCTCCGGTAGCGGCCGTCGCTGCGCAAGCCGCGGCCAATGGTTACGTTCGATAGCACATTGTTGTTCGAGCCGCCGATACCCTGCTCGGCACTGGGAGGTTTCCGATGTCCGGTAGCTGTGCGCACCTGCGCGAGGCGGCCGACCGAGTTCCGGAACCCGGTCGGGAGGATGGCTGTGAAGACTGCCTCGCCGCCGGTCAGCACGTGTGGGCGCACCTGCGGATCTGCATGCAATGCGGGCACGTCGGGTGCTGTGACTCCAGCCCGAACAAGCACGCCACGGCCCACTTCCACCAGGTCGCGCACCCGGTGATCCGCTCCTTCGAGCCGGGCGAATCCTGGACCTGGTGCTACGTGGACGAAGTGCTCGGGTAAGGCACCGGGGCAGGCCTATTCGCTGGCCTGCCCGACGGCTTCGGCCTTGGCGAGCCGACTGCGGTTCTTGCTGTAGGCGAAGTAGACGATCAGGCCGATCAGCATCCAGACGCCGAACCGGACCCAGGTCCAGCCCTCCAGGTTGAGCATCAGGTACAGGCAGGCGGCCGCCGCCAGGATCGGGACGACCGGCACCCACGGCACCTGGAAGGCCCGCGGCAGGTCCGGCCGGGTGCGGCGCAGCACCAGGACACCGATCGACACCAGCACGAACGCGAACAGGGTGCCGATGTTGGTCATCTCGGCGAGCACGTCGATCGGGGTCAGCGAGGCGATCAACGCCACCACCACGCCGGTGATCAACGTGATCCGGTACGGCGTCCGGAACCTCGGGTGCACCTTGGCGAACCACACCGGCAGCAGCCCGTCCCGGCTCATCGCGAAACCCACCCGGGCCTGGCCCAGCATCAGGATGAGGATCACCGTGGTCAGACCCGCGATCGCACCCAGCGAGACCAGCCCGACCGCCCATGGCGCACCGATCGCCTGGAACGCGGTGGCCATCGGTGCCGCGGTGTCCAGCCGGTCGTACTTGACGATGCCGGTCATCACCAACGACACCAGCACGTACAGGACCGAGCAGATCGCCAGCGAACCGAGGATGCCGATCGGCATGTCGCGCTGCGGTTTGCGGGTCTCCTCCGCGCCGCTGGCGACGATGTCGAAGCCGATGTAGGCGAAGAACACCAGCGCGGCACCGGCCACCAGGCCGCTGAGCCCGAACGAACCGGTCTGGCCGAAGATGGCGTTCACCAGCGGCTCTTGCAGCACCGACGCGGCGGCGCCGGGCGTCGGCGGCTGGTGCGGCGGGATGAACGGGCTCCAGTTGGCGGTCTTGATGAAGAACGCGCCGAAGATGATGAAGAACAGGACCACGGCGAGCTTGATCGCCACGACCGCGTTGGTCACCGAAGCGCTGAGGCGGATGCCCACCACTAGCACCACGGTCAGCAGCAGCGCGATGACCGCGGCGGGCAAGTTGATCACGCCGCCGGCCCCGGGCGCGGCCGTCAGGATCGCGGGCAACCCGAGCCCCGCCGCCTTAAGCGCCTCGACGAAGTACTGCGACCAGCCCACCGACACCGTGGAAGCACCGAGGATGAACTCCAGCATCAGGTCCCAGCCGATGATCCAGGCCAAGAACTCGCCCAT is a window of Saccharopolyspora phatthalungensis DNA encoding:
- a CDS encoding IclR family transcriptional regulator, which codes for MQSVDRAVTVLELLARNGEAGITEIAGELGVHKSTASRLVSVLEARGLVEQLGERGKYAIGFGIVRLAGAATERMDLPRLGRPFCESLAADLGETVNIAIRDNDVAINISQARGTAAVTAHNWVGQRTPLHATSSGKVLLAHAPHDDQDKLLVRPLERYTTRTVTNAGQLRKDFELIVRDGYATSYEELELGLNAAAVAVYNHEGDVIAALSASGPSYRFSRKRMRDVVGAMRVAAKELSSQLGFLS
- a CDS encoding Na+/H+ antiporter → MHDLPALMALVAGALAVTAVARRAGLSEPLALVVVGLAVSFIPGVPDYTIDPSVVLLLILPPLLYSAALNSSTVGIRANLRPIGLLAFGLVLFSTVVAGAIAWWLVPGIPLSVALVLGAVIAPPDAVAATSIGRRLGLPRKIMTVLSGESLVNDATALTAYRVAVAAAIGTGYSLLAGVGLFLLAAVGGAVIGYAIGWVVHRVRRLLRDDLLESAVGLIVPFFAYLIAEEVHASGVLAVVVAGLYLGHHAPSGSAATRLQDRAVWGAADTLLEAVVFALIGLQLRSVVESVSTDFGPLVVAGLALTAAVLLARGAWVFLVMYLPELIRHRSPDRRPSPDWRPSPDWRHRVIVSWAGMRGVVSLAAASAIPTATLAGAPFPHRDEVLFLTFFVTLATLLLHGTTLPWLIGFLGVRGTEDYTDMLAEAEAQHNAARAALERLDDLITESEPPGDVAEHLRRAAQQRRNQAWERLGRSANEIGESPTAAYRRLRGEMLAAERAIFVQFRDNRRIDDEVLRRVMHQLDLEELWLSRD
- a CDS encoding UBP-type zinc finger domain-containing protein translates to MSGSCAHLREAADRVPEPGREDGCEDCLAAGQHVWAHLRICMQCGHVGCCDSSPNKHATAHFHQVAHPVIRSFEPGESWTWCYVDEVLG
- a CDS encoding amino acid permease, yielding MSIMRVKSVEQSIRDAEAPEFRLRRVLRAVDLLGIGIGAIIGTGIFVLTGVAAATDAGPGIAISFVFSGIACGLAALCYAEFASVVPVAGSAYTFSYASMGEFLAWIIGWDLMLEFILGASTVSVGWSQYFVEALKAAGLGLPAILTAAPGAGGVINLPAAVIALLLTVVLVVGIRLSASVTNAVVAIKLAVVLFFIIFGAFFIKTANWSPFIPPHQPPTPGAAASVLQEPLVNAIFGQTGSFGLSGLVAGAALVFFAYIGFDIVASGAEETRKPQRDMPIGILGSLAICSVLYVLVSLVMTGIVKYDRLDTAAPMATAFQAIGAPWAVGLVSLGAIAGLTTVILILMLGQARVGFAMSRDGLLPVWFAKVHPRFRTPYRITLITGVVVALIASLTPIDVLAEMTNIGTLFAFVLVSIGVLVLRRTRPDLPRAFQVPWVPVVPILAAAACLYLMLNLEGWTWVRFGVWMLIGLIVYFAYSKNRSRLAKAEAVGQASE